From the Budorcas taxicolor isolate Tak-1 chromosome 1, Takin1.1, whole genome shotgun sequence genome, one window contains:
- the HSPA13 gene encoding heat shock 70 kDa protein 13, whose protein sequence is MAGEMTILGSAVLTLLLAGYLAQQYLPLPTPKVIGIDLGTTYCSVGVFFPGTGKVKVIPDENGHISIPSMVSFTDDDVYVGYESLELADSNPQNTIYDAKRFIGKVFTPEELEAEIGRYPFKVLNKNGMVEFSVTSNETITVSPEYVGSRLLLKLKEMAEEYLGMPVANAVISVPAEFDLKQRNSTIQAANLAGLKILRVINEPTAAAMAYGLHKAEVFHVLVIDLGGGTLDVSLLNKQGGMFLTRAMSGNNKLGGQDFNQRLLQYLYKQIYQTYGFLPSRKEEIHRLRQAVEMVKLNLTLHETAQMSVLLTVEENDRKGPPPSDSGLPKDKFSPADDPHVDSMFGANLSEKKNGEGQVLFETEISRKLFDTLNEDLFQKILVPIQQVLKEGHLEKTEIDEVVLVGGSTRIPRIRQVIQEFFGKDPNTSVDPDLAVVTGVAIQAGIDGGSWPLQVSALEIPNKHLQKTNFN, encoded by the exons ATGGCCGGAGAGATGACGATCTTAG GATCAGCTGTTTTGACTCTCCTGTTGGCTGGCTATTTGGCGCAACAGTATTTACCATTGCCTACTCCTAAAGTGATTGGAATTGACCTTGGCACTACCTATTGTTCAGTTGGGGTATTTTTTCCTGGCACAGGAAAAGTAAAGGTCATTCCAGATGAAAATGGTCATATCAGCATACCCAGCATGGTATCCTTCACTGACGATGATGTTTATGTGGGGTATGAAAGCTTAGAGCTTGCAGATTCGAATCCTCAGAACACAATATATGATGCTAAAAGATTCATAGGCAAAGTTTTTACCCCGGAAGAACTGGAGGCTGAAATTGGGAGATACCCATTTAAG GTTTTAAACAAAAATGGAATGGTTGAATTTTCTGTGACAAGTAATGAAACCATCACCGTTTCCCCAGAATATGTTGGCTCTAGACTgttgttaaaattaaaagaaatggcaGAGGAGTATCTTGGAATGCCAGTTGCCAATGCTGTTATTTCCGTACCAGCAGAATTTGATCTAAAGCAGAGAAATTCAACAATTCAAGCTGCTAACCTTGCAG GACTGAAGATCTTAAGAGTAATAAATGAACCCACAGCAGCAGCTATGGCCTATGGTCTCCACAAAGCTGAAGTCTTTCACGTCTTGGTGATAGATTTGGGCGGAGGAACTCTCGATGTGTCATTGTTGAATAAACAAGGAGGAATGTTTTTAACTCGAGCCATGTCTG gaAACAATAAACTTGGAGGACAAGACTTCAATCAAAGATTGCTTCAGTACTTATACAAACAGATCTATCAAACATATGGCTTCCTGCCCTCTAGGAAAGAGGAAATCCACCGATTAAGACAAGCTGTAGAAATGGTCAAGTTAAACCTGACACTTCATGAGACTGCCCAGATGTCAGTATTACTAACAGTGGAGGAAAATGACAGAAAGGGACCTCCGCCTAGTGACAGTGGACTGCCAAAGGACAAATTTTCCCCAGCAGATGACCCCCATGTGGACAGCATGTTTGGAGCTAacctttctgaaaagaaaaatggagagggTCAGGTTTTATTTGAAACAGAAATATCACGAAAGCTCTTTGACACCCTTAATGAAGATCTTTTCCAGAAAATACTCGTACCCATTCAGCAAGTGTTGAAAGAAGGCCAcctggaaaagactgagattGATGAGGTGGTCTTGGTTGGGGGCTCAACTCGTATTCCTCGAATCCGCCAAGTCATCCAAGAGTTCTTCGGAAAGGACCCCAACACGTCTGTAGACCCTGACCTGGCCGTGGTGACAGGAGTGGCTATCCAGGCAGGGATTGATGGAGGCTCTTGGCCTCTCCAAGTCAGTGCTTTAGAAATTCCCAATAAGCATTTACAGAAGACCAACTTCAACTGA